The window TATCGTGAGAAACCAATACAATTGCACCAGAATACGACTTTAAGAAGTTCTCTAACCAAATAATAGATTCAATATCCAAGTGGTTTGTTGGCTCATCCAACAATAAAATATCATTATTTTGAAGTAGTAATTTTGCTAATTCTATTCGCATTCTCCAACCTCCAGAAAAAGTATCTGTTAGTTTATCAAAATCTTCTCTTTGAAAACCTAAACCTTGTAATATTTTCTCAGTATCTCCTTGGTAATTATAACCACCAAGTAGTTCGTAACGCTCTGTAAATTCTGTTAGATCTACAATTAATTGAGAATACTCTTCACTTTCGTAATCGGTTCTTGTAGCTAATTGCTCGTTAATTTCATCTAGCTTTGCTTCTATTTCTTTAATTTCTTCAAAGGCTTGGTACGCTTCTTCCAATATTGTTCTTCCTTCTACAAAGTCAATATCTTGACGTAAAAAACCCATATTAATATCCTTATCAAAAGCCATTGAACCTCCACTAGACTCAATATCTTTAGACAACACTTTTAATAAAGTAGATTTCCCTGCTCCGTTTTTACCAATAAGACCAATTCTATCACCTTTATTTAATTTAAAAGTGATACCAGAAAACAAATCAGTTCCCATAAAAGAAACCGTTAAATTGTGTACGTTAAGCATAGAATGTAATAAATGTTACTTAATTAAATGGATAAAAAAATTACCTTTGCAAAAGTATATAAATTATAACGCAAGATGTTTAAAAAAGGAACAAAACTCTACAGTATTTTTACAGGTAAATGTCCACATTGCCATGAAGGTAAATTCTTTAAGTATCCTTTTACAATTAAACCTTCAAAAATTCTTAAAATTTACGATAATTGTGAAGTTTGCAACCAAAAATATATGCTAGAGCCTTCTTTTTATTATGGAGCAATGTATGTAAACTATGGTTTATCCGTAGCAACTTTTGTAGCTGTATTTATTATTGCTAAAGTACTTTTAGGGCTTACAATTTTAGAAAGTTTTATTGCAATAATAATAGTATCAATACTACTTACACCTTTTTGCTTACGTCTTTCTAGAATTATTTGGATAAATATTTTTGTACATTACAAAAAGAAAAAATAAGTTTTTTTAAGCTTTCAACTTTTTGATAAACCTTATAATATCGATTTCCTGGTCTAAGTCTGCACCATTTTCTAAGTGATTATACAATTGTTTTGCAACTGTTGGTGCAATCATAACTCCACGAGTTCCTAAACCATTTAAAACAACCAATTTTTTATATGTTGGATGTACACCAACTAAAGGTCTTCTTCCTGCTACCGTTGGTCTTATCCCTGCTGTTTGCTCAATAATTTTATAGGGAACGTTAATTACCTTTTCTAACTTTTCTACAAGTTCTTTTTTTCCTTCTTCAGAAGGATTAGATGTTTTATCTGTCCAATTAAAAGTTGCACCTACTTTGTAAATATTATCTCCTAAAGGAAGTACAAATAATGTTGATTTTAATAAGAAATCAATATCTAATTCTGGCGCATGAATGGTAATAAGCTCACCTTTTGCTTCGTTTAAAGGTAACTTATTAAAAAACGGATTTTCAGTAACTCCAAAACCTTCACAAAAAACAATATTGTTTGCTTCTATTTCTTCGTATTTAACTGTGTTTTCTTGAAATTTTATTTGTTGATGTTCAAACTTCTCGAATCTAATAGCATTTTCACTTTCTAGATAATTCCTATAGGTTTCAACTAGTTTTTTAGTATCTATTCTTCCAGTTTCTTTTACGTTTCCAAATGAAAAATCTGCTAATACTCCGTTGTAACTTTTGGTATCTAAATTAGGATCTATATAATCTACAAGCTTTGGTTTATCGGAAGCTTCAAACCAATTATTTTGGTCTTCTATTGATTTAAAAACTTTTTTGGTTGTAAATTTTTGATCAAACTTTGTATTGAATTTAGCTTCTAGTTGCTTGTAAAAAGGAAGCGCAACTGCTAATTGTTCTTTTGCGTTCCAAACAGGTGTAAATCTTTTTAAAATAACCGGATTATAAACTCCACCTGCAACTAAAGAAGATGTTTGTGAACTATCTTCAAAAACGATAAAGCTTTTGTTATTTTCTACTAATTCTTCTGCAAATGCTAAACCTGCAAGTCCTAAACCAACTATTATATAATCTACTTTCACATTTCAAAAATACGGATTGTTTTTGGAGTTGGAGCTAAGTTAATTGATAGTTTAGCCCTGATTGAAGTGGTATCCTTTTATGAAGTATGAATAAAAGATATAACGGAAAGCAGGAAATAGCTACAAATAAAAAAAGCGCTCTTTAAAAAGAGCGCTTTTAGTTTCCTGCCTGCGCAGGAATGACATTTTTTTGTCTAGTAATTCCACATATCCATTTCTCTATTACGAATACCATCTTTAATTTTGTCTGCTTCTAACAGTTGAAATAAAGAGTTTCCGCGAACGTAATCTTTAATACCTCTATTACCGTAAATGTTTTCTTCTTTTACAATAGTTGCATTAAATCTACGCGCATTTAACAAGTTGTCGTACGATATTGGTTGCGATGAATTCTTTGGATTAAAAACTTTAGCTTTATGTAACAAATCTCTTGCTTCTGGATAAAATACCCAAAAAAGTTCGTAAACATTTTCTGAATCATCAATTTCTTCAACTCCTAAAGATTGAACATCTGGACCCATTGGCGCAATTGCCAATAAACGATATTTTAACTCACCTTGACGTTTATCAAAATACCACATTCCTTTTAACATATACCCTTCGATTAACTCAGATTTTATTTCATAATTATCTACGTAATCTCCATTTTGACGTGAGTTTACTAACAATTGATCTAACTCATCAATATTCACCTTTGAAGTAAAATAAGAATCTGTATACACTTCTGTAAGTTGTCCTGATTTTACTCCTTTTAAAAGCGTGTCGAATAATGAACGACGATTTGATGGTGCATTTAAAGTATCGATTGGAAAATAGTACGGTAAATTAATTTTTTGGCTTAAATCTACATACTCCCAAACAACCTTAGACCATAAAACATCTCTATCGGCTATATAACCGTAAGGCAATGGTTTATCTTTGTCTACTGCTTTTTGCTCTTCAGATTTTACTCCAATCTCACCTGCTTTTTTTGCATTTAAGAGATTAGATTGTGCATTTGTAACACCTACGGTAGTTACTAACACTAAAATCATATAAAAACGTTTCCAATTCATACTTTTAAATTTTATCTATTAATTAGTAATTTCAACAATTACAGGTAGTACTTTTTTAAGTTGGTATGAAGAGTTACTAACTTTCGCCTTAATATCATAAAACGTTACTTGATCTCCTCTTCTAGCTTTGTTTATTAAACTTGCTGCTTTTGCGTTTAATCCAGAACCATTAACCGTAACAGTTAATTGTCCAGGAACTTTAACTTTAAAACTTAATACTTGTAATTTTAAATCGAATAAAAAATCTGGTAAACCTGCTGCAACTTGTATTCTTGTTGCACTGCTTTTTGGCATTCTAACAACACCAAATTGACCACGAACCATACCCATTGCTGCTGGTATATCTTTTATTCTAAACTTTTTATTTGAGCTTACAGGTGTTCCGTCTGGTAATTTTCCAGAAACTCTAATTGAAACATCAGAACCTCCTGCTCCTGTTGGACGCATGTTATACTTACTTCCTGAACCTTTAGTTAAACCTGGCGCAGAAGCAGATACTTTATTTGAAGGAATTCCAGGTATAGAAATAGTCATTGGGTTTGTTAACCCTTTATAAACTACATTCATTTTATCCGCAGAAATTACCGCTTCATTAGGTTTTGGAATTACTGCATAAGAACCTTTAATTGGAATTTTAACTAGAGAATCTCCTTCTCTAAACATAAATTCTCCTTTTATATCATGATCTCCTACTCCTCCTGTTGGTCCGTCTAAAATAACTTGACCTGCCTGAATTTTAGATTTTTCAACATCTTTACCGTTTAACACCACTCTTTCTGCTGTTAAATTTGGATCGTTCTTACCTAAAACAATTTTTCCAGATAATTTTTCTCCTGCGTAATATGCATTCTTATCAAAAACCACCATTGCATCGTAGTTGGTCATAGAAACTGCAGCAGATAACTCTTGCGTTAATAATGCAGATAATGCATCGGCTTCCGTAGCTTTAATATCTGCTTGCATCTGAGTTAACTTAGTTACAGAAGCTATTAAAGGAAAACCTTCAAAGTTATAACTTAACCAGTTTTTTGTTACTCCTTCACTATCTGTAACATCAGTAGTTTCAAAACGAGAAGATACTACACTAGCTAATTCTCTTTTTCCTAAGATCTTAACTGTTTCATTTCGATAGTTGTTAACTTTAGATAAAAATTCTTGACCGTTAGGTGAAGTTTTTCCTCCTTGAAAGAAGTACTCATCTAAAAAGTCTGGCTTATCCATTTCCTCATAAGCAGATTTATCTTCTACATCTGAAGTCATTTGTCCTTTTAATCCTTCTAAATAATTATATAGATCATCAGACATAGTTCTTATACTATCTGTCTTTCTTTTAGCATCACCATATTGTTTAGCTTGTTCAGAAGCTTTCAATTTTAACGCATCATAAGAAGCTGCATTGCTCTTTTCAGCTCTAACATTAGAGTCTGCTATTTTTTTATTCATTAATCCAAAAGCAGAAAGAACTTCTTTACTCATATTCATTGCTAACATTGCAATAAACACAAGATACATTAAGTTAATCATTTTCT of the Tenacibaculum todarodis genome contains:
- a CDS encoding NAD(P)/FAD-dependent oxidoreductase encodes the protein MKVDYIIVGLGLAGLAFAEELVENNKSFIVFEDSSQTSSLVAGGVYNPVILKRFTPVWNAKEQLAVALPFYKQLEAKFNTKFDQKFTTKKVFKSIEDQNNWFEASDKPKLVDYIDPNLDTKSYNGVLADFSFGNVKETGRIDTKKLVETYRNYLESENAIRFEKFEHQQIKFQENTVKYEEIEANNIVFCEGFGVTENPFFNKLPLNEAKGELITIHAPELDIDFLLKSTLFVLPLGDNIYKVGATFNWTDKTSNPSEEGKKELVEKLEKVINVPYKIIEQTAGIRPTVAGRRPLVGVHPTYKKLVVLNGLGTRGVMIAPTVAKQLYNHLENGADLDQEIDIIRFIKKLKA
- a CDS encoding DUF983 domain-containing protein → MFKKGTKLYSIFTGKCPHCHEGKFFKYPFTIKPSKILKIYDNCEVCNQKYMLEPSFYYGAMYVNYGLSVATFVAVFIIAKVLLGLTILESFIAIIIVSILLTPFCLRLSRIIWINIFVHYKKKK
- the gldN gene encoding gliding motility protein GldN — its product is MNWKRFYMILVLVTTVGVTNAQSNLLNAKKAGEIGVKSEEQKAVDKDKPLPYGYIADRDVLWSKVVWEYVDLSQKINLPYYFPIDTLNAPSNRRSLFDTLLKGVKSGQLTEVYTDSYFTSKVNIDELDQLLVNSRQNGDYVDNYEIKSELIEGYMLKGMWYFDKRQGELKYRLLAIAPMGPDVQSLGVEEIDDSENVYELFWVFYPEARDLLHKAKVFNPKNSSQPISYDNLLNARRFNATIVKEENIYGNRGIKDYVRGNSLFQLLEADKIKDGIRNREMDMWNY
- the gldM gene encoding gliding motility protein GldM, encoding MAGGNLSPRQKMINLMYLVFIAMLAMNMSKEVLSAFGLMNKKIADSNVRAEKSNAASYDALKLKASEQAKQYGDAKRKTDSIRTMSDDLYNYLEGLKGQMTSDVEDKSAYEEMDKPDFLDEYFFQGGKTSPNGQEFLSKVNNYRNETVKILGKRELASVVSSRFETTDVTDSEGVTKNWLSYNFEGFPLIASVTKLTQMQADIKATEADALSALLTQELSAAVSMTNYDAMVVFDKNAYYAGEKLSGKIVLGKNDPNLTAERVVLNGKDVEKSKIQAGQVILDGPTGGVGDHDIKGEFMFREGDSLVKIPIKGSYAVIPKPNEAVISADKMNVVYKGLTNPMTISIPGIPSNKVSASAPGLTKGSGSKYNMRPTGAGGSDVSIRVSGKLPDGTPVSSNKKFRIKDIPAAMGMVRGQFGVVRMPKSSATRIQVAAGLPDFLFDLKLQVLSFKVKVPGQLTVTVNGSGLNAKAASLINKARRGDQVTFYDIKAKVSNSSYQLKKVLPVIVEITN